Proteins encoded within one genomic window of Raineyella fluvialis:
- a CDS encoding YihY/virulence factor BrkB family protein codes for MPPNDFIDLTLGASDAPPPDAKEKPPTPHRLTGPSRKYAAKRAGREFLSDGGPDLAAMLTYYTVLSLAPALLATFSIISLVLSNNAGTVTTAVDRLVQQYVPPKYQGQVGDLVQSITGSSSGGVIALIIGTAVALWSASAYVKAFSRCMNTVYGRVEGRSLVKQTGTMLLTTLVMLIGIVLILIALAANQTLVAGVLGPIAAPLGLTGTLNFLMGTFLPIWAWVKWPVILILVVVMVAVLYYFTPNVRQPKFKWVSLGSGVAIVGIAVTGVLLSIYLTQFAAYSSYGAIGSVMALMLVLWMFNIMLLLGAEVDAEVERARELQGGIEAESNILLPPRDTRMVEKMKATRDRLQATGRDLRLQHAEQAADSSPEETETAPERRTDRPRTAERSDDRAGRAKR; via the coding sequence GTGCCACCCAACGACTTCATCGACCTGACCCTCGGCGCTTCGGATGCACCGCCCCCGGATGCCAAGGAAAAGCCGCCGACGCCGCACCGCCTTACCGGCCCCAGCCGGAAGTACGCGGCGAAGCGCGCCGGCAGGGAATTCCTGAGCGACGGCGGACCGGACCTGGCCGCCATGCTCACCTACTACACCGTCCTGTCCCTGGCCCCCGCGCTGCTGGCGACCTTCTCCATCATCTCCCTGGTCCTGAGCAACAACGCCGGCACGGTGACCACCGCAGTGGACCGCCTGGTCCAGCAGTACGTGCCGCCGAAGTACCAGGGGCAGGTGGGGGATCTGGTGCAGAGCATCACGGGGTCGTCCTCCGGCGGCGTGATCGCCCTCATCATCGGTACCGCCGTCGCCCTGTGGTCGGCCTCTGCCTACGTCAAGGCGTTCTCCCGCTGCATGAACACCGTCTACGGGCGGGTAGAGGGCCGCAGCCTGGTGAAGCAGACCGGCACGATGCTCCTGACCACGCTGGTCATGCTGATCGGGATCGTCCTCATCCTGATCGCCCTCGCCGCGAACCAGACCCTGGTCGCCGGAGTACTGGGGCCCATCGCGGCACCGCTGGGCCTGACCGGGACCCTGAACTTCCTGATGGGCACCTTCCTGCCGATCTGGGCCTGGGTGAAGTGGCCGGTGATCCTGATCCTGGTGGTCGTGATGGTCGCCGTGCTCTACTACTTCACCCCCAACGTGCGCCAGCCGAAGTTCAAGTGGGTCAGCCTCGGCTCCGGCGTGGCGATCGTGGGCATCGCGGTGACCGGAGTGCTGTTGTCGATCTACCTCACCCAGTTCGCCGCCTACAGCTCCTACGGAGCGATCGGCTCGGTCATGGCGCTGATGCTGGTGCTCTGGATGTTCAACATCATGCTGCTGCTCGGGGCCGAGGTGGACGCGGAGGTGGAACGGGCGCGCGAACTGCAGGGCGGCATCGAGGCCGAGTCGAACATCCTGCTGCCCCCGCGCGACACCCGGATGGTCGAGAAGATGAAGGCGACCCGGGACCGGCTCCAGGCGACCGGTCGCGACCTGCGGCTCCAGCACGCCGAGCAGGCAGCGGACTCCTCGCCGGAGGAGACCGAGACCGCACCGGAGCGCAGAACTGACCGCCCCCGCACAGCGGAGCGCAGCGACGACCGGGCCGGCAGGGCGAAGCGGTAG
- a CDS encoding SDR family oxidoreductase: MTQKQPLMGDDRTVLVVGATGDVGGKVVRALLTRDTTLRALVRPTTDASTLEALGVRIARGDMLDLESLVAAMTGVDAVVTTAAGYTRRLPNALEVDTVGQANLAEAAARTGVRRFVQTSILTCDQTPDVPHFWHKKLAEDALESRGVPFVALRPGAFLDNFTRYGGDPFASGRLAPMGPVSTPMTYVLIADLARYLAEAVDVPGVEGERIDIGWTRPVTVEEVARIASDLLGRQIEVGGAPDAGRTPGSGVGDERFRSMDADMRAMVEWFGSGRYVADTTRQGEVFEHVPTPEDAIARFLTGLGHTVQR, translated from the coding sequence ATGACCCAGAAGCAGCCCCTCATGGGGGACGATCGGACGGTCCTGGTCGTCGGGGCGACCGGCGACGTCGGCGGCAAGGTTGTCCGTGCCCTGTTGACCCGGGACACGACCCTCCGGGCGCTCGTACGGCCGACGACCGATGCCAGCACCCTGGAGGCGCTCGGTGTCCGGATCGCCCGCGGCGACATGCTGGACCTCGAGTCACTGGTGGCGGCGATGACCGGAGTGGACGCAGTGGTGACGACGGCGGCCGGCTACACCCGCCGGCTTCCGAACGCGCTCGAGGTCGACACCGTCGGCCAGGCGAACCTGGCCGAGGCCGCTGCTCGGACAGGGGTCCGCCGGTTCGTGCAGACCAGCATCCTGACCTGCGACCAGACACCGGACGTCCCCCACTTCTGGCACAAGAAGCTGGCCGAGGACGCGCTGGAATCCCGCGGCGTGCCGTTCGTCGCGCTGCGGCCGGGAGCGTTCCTGGACAACTTCACCCGTTACGGCGGGGATCCGTTCGCGTCCGGTCGGTTGGCGCCGATGGGGCCGGTCTCGACGCCGATGACGTACGTCCTCATCGCCGACCTGGCCCGCTATCTGGCGGAGGCCGTCGACGTTCCCGGGGTGGAGGGGGAGCGAATCGACATCGGCTGGACCAGGCCGGTCACCGTCGAGGAGGTCGCCCGGATCGCCTCCGACCTCCTCGGGCGGCAGATCGAGGTCGGTGGTGCTCCCGATGCTGGTCGTACGCCCGGCAGCGGGGTCGGGGACGAGCGTTTCCGGTCCATGGATGCGGACATGAGGGCGATGGTCGAGTGGTTCGGGTCGGGGAGGTATGTGGCCGACACGACCCGGCAGGGGGAGGTCTTCGAGCATGTGCCGACGCCCGAGGACGCGATAGCCAGGTTCCTGACCGGTCTGGGGCACACGGTTCAGCGCTGA
- a CDS encoding SDR family oxidoreductase, whose protein sequence is MTETLAGRTLLMSGGSRGIGLAIALRAAQDGANIALLAKTDRPHPRLEGTIQTAAAAIRDAGGRALPIVGDVRNDEAIARAVDATVTEFGGIDIVINNASAIDLSGSLELNPKRYDLMQDINVRGTFQLSRAALPHLLKAEHPQILSLSPPLNLSPHWLGAYPGYMISKYGMTLATLGLAAEFEHAGVRANCLWPRTTIRTAAVANLLGGDEVLRHSRTPDIYADAAYLVLTDPLRQTGRTLLVEDVLAEAGITDLSRYSPGVAEEDLVPDAFLD, encoded by the coding sequence ATGACCGAGACACTCGCCGGGCGTACGCTCCTGATGTCGGGCGGCAGCCGTGGCATCGGCCTCGCCATCGCCCTCCGCGCCGCTCAAGACGGCGCCAATATCGCCCTGCTGGCCAAGACCGACCGACCGCACCCTCGCCTCGAGGGCACGATCCAGACCGCTGCCGCTGCCATCCGGGACGCGGGCGGCCGAGCCCTGCCGATCGTCGGGGACGTACGTAACGACGAGGCGATCGCCCGAGCCGTGGACGCGACGGTCACCGAGTTCGGCGGCATCGACATCGTCATCAACAACGCCAGCGCCATTGACCTGTCCGGCTCGCTCGAGCTCAACCCCAAGCGCTACGACCTGATGCAGGACATCAACGTCCGCGGTACCTTCCAACTCTCCCGTGCCGCACTCCCCCACTTGCTGAAGGCCGAGCACCCCCAGATCCTCAGCCTCTCCCCACCACTCAACCTCAGCCCACACTGGCTCGGCGCCTATCCCGGCTACATGATCTCCAAGTACGGCATGACCCTCGCCACGCTCGGACTGGCTGCCGAGTTCGAGCACGCCGGAGTGAGAGCCAACTGCCTGTGGCCGCGCACGACCATCCGCACGGCCGCCGTGGCCAACCTGCTGGGTGGCGATGAGGTACTGCGGCACAGCCGGACACCGGACATCTATGCCGACGCCGCCTACCTCGTTCTCACCGATCCGCTCCGCCAGACCGGCCGGACGCTGCTGGTCGAGGACGTGCTGGCCGAGGCAGGGATCACCGATCTGTCCCGCTACTCCCCCGGCGTCGCCGAGGAGGACCTTGTCCCGGACGCCTTCCTCGACTGA
- a CDS encoding vWA domain-containing protein yields MRRQAQRRRIARSITAALLLPLLVAVVLFGPIPALAAPEQSSLQDVLTALSVKQEPADYVVIVDTSASMTDQGRYQRVRSGLSDMVKALGPDDRVALITFDSTPQVRRSLTALGSDRQGSISSLPAAPTGQATDIGAALATALDVMERGEIKKRGAVLLFTDGQIDTNPSSPYATVNSSGWGPLKQRAVKLQDSHDIAPWRSR; encoded by the coding sequence ATGAGACGTCAGGCACAGCGACGTCGGATCGCCCGATCGATCACGGCCGCCCTCCTCCTGCCGCTGCTGGTGGCCGTGGTGCTCTTCGGCCCCATTCCAGCTTTGGCGGCGCCCGAGCAGTCATCCCTCCAGGACGTGTTGACCGCCCTGTCGGTGAAACAGGAGCCCGCCGACTACGTCGTGATCGTGGACACTTCCGCGTCCATGACGGACCAAGGTCGTTACCAGCGCGTACGGTCTGGACTCTCGGACATGGTCAAGGCTCTCGGCCCAGACGATCGAGTCGCCCTCATCACCTTCGACTCGACGCCCCAGGTCCGACGATCGCTCACCGCTCTGGGATCCGACAGGCAGGGCAGCATATCCTCGCTGCCAGCCGCCCCCACAGGTCAGGCCACGGACATCGGTGCTGCCCTCGCCACCGCCCTCGATGTCATGGAGCGGGGAGAGATCAAGAAGCGGGGCGCAGTGCTGCTCTTCACGGACGGCCAGATAGACACCAATCCGTCGTCTCCGTATGCAACGGTCAACTCATCCGGCTGGGGGCCACTGAAGCAACGAGCTGTCAAGCTGCAGGACAGTCACGACATCGCCCCCTGGCGATCGCGCTGA
- a CDS encoding ISL3 family transposase, whose amino-acid sequence MSQPTSPLSTPCLDEFCRLDRLGLTVVGQQVAPDHTVLVCHVVAPGDVCPACGQRGTARDMVTRRLAHVPFGWWPTILHVRVRRYRCSQCRKVWRQDLRPAASARAKLSRDAVTWALRALVIDRMSVARIAQALGVAWNTANKAVLAAGRQLLIADPARLGGVEVIGVDEHVWRHTRHGERYVTVIIDLTPIRDHTGPARLLDMVEGRSKKVFKAWLADQTAAFRARVEVVAMDGFTGFKTAAVEELPDAAEVMDPFHVVALAGDKLDQTRQRIQQATRGHRGRSGDPLYGIRRALRTSAGLLTDRQIARIGAVFADDAHVAVEATWGVYQRVIEAYRQPSRADGKQMMTALIASISHGVPKALGEVITLGRTLKRRRTDILAYFDHPGTSNGPTEAINGRLEHLRGTALGFRNLVHYRLRALLDTGGFRPRLHSLL is encoded by the coding sequence ATGTCCCAGCCTACGTCACCCCTGTCCACTCCTTGCCTGGACGAGTTCTGCCGCCTCGATCGTCTCGGCCTGACGGTGGTCGGCCAGCAGGTCGCTCCCGACCACACCGTTCTGGTCTGCCACGTCGTCGCGCCCGGTGACGTGTGTCCCGCGTGCGGGCAACGCGGGACTGCCCGCGACATGGTGACCCGCCGACTGGCGCATGTCCCGTTCGGCTGGTGGCCGACGATCCTGCACGTGCGGGTGCGCCGCTACCGGTGCTCGCAGTGCCGCAAGGTGTGGCGCCAGGACCTGCGGCCGGCCGCCTCGGCGCGGGCGAAGCTGTCGCGTGACGCGGTGACGTGGGCCTTGCGCGCGTTGGTGATCGATCGGATGTCGGTCGCCCGGATCGCCCAGGCGCTGGGCGTGGCGTGGAACACCGCGAACAAGGCCGTCCTCGCCGCAGGCCGCCAGCTGTTGATCGCCGACCCTGCCCGTCTGGGCGGGGTGGAGGTGATCGGGGTCGATGAGCACGTGTGGCGCCACACCCGCCACGGCGAGCGCTACGTCACGGTGATCATCGACCTGACCCCGATCCGTGACCACACGGGCCCGGCGCGCCTCCTCGACATGGTCGAGGGACGTTCGAAGAAGGTGTTCAAGGCCTGGCTCGCCGACCAGACCGCAGCGTTCCGCGCCCGGGTGGAGGTCGTCGCGATGGACGGGTTCACTGGCTTCAAGACCGCCGCTGTCGAGGAACTGCCCGACGCGGCGGAGGTGATGGACCCCTTCCACGTCGTCGCCCTCGCCGGAGACAAGCTCGACCAGACCAGACAGCGGATCCAGCAGGCCACCCGCGGGCATCGGGGCCGGTCGGGTGACCCGCTCTACGGCATCCGCCGGGCGTTGCGGACCAGCGCCGGCCTGCTCACCGACAGGCAGATTGCCCGGATCGGAGCGGTGTTCGCCGACGACGCCCACGTCGCCGTCGAGGCCACCTGGGGCGTCTACCAGCGGGTGATCGAGGCCTACCGACAGCCGTCACGGGCCGACGGCAAGCAGATGATGACAGCGCTGATCGCCTCGATCTCCCACGGGGTCCCGAAGGCGTTGGGTGAGGTGATCACGCTGGGACGGACACTGAAACGCCGCCGCACCGACATCTTGGCCTACTTCGACCATCCCGGCACCTCGAACGGGCCGACGGAGGCGATCAACGGCCGACTGGAACACCTACGCGGCACCGCCCTCGGCTTCCGGAACCTTGTCCACTACCGGCTACGAGCACTGCTCGACACCGGGGGCTTCAGACCCCGACTCCACTCTCTTTTGTGA